The proteins below are encoded in one region of Knoellia sp. S7-12:
- a CDS encoding LD-carboxypeptidase, producing the protein MTPSGASVRPTAPTPVRELTRPARLVAGDRVVVVSPSGSSPRDRIAAGVAMLRDWGLEVDVAPSAGARSDRFTYLADDDEARARDLQEAWCDPSVAAVLCARGGYGVQRILEHLDWEEMRAAGPKVLAGYSDITALHSAVATHLGLVTLHAPMVATEVFVNDASSAEHLRLTLFEPDATQSLTSDKARSLLPGRARGVTVGGCLSLLAAEIGTPTGHPSAAGGILLLEDVDEKAYRIDGYLTHLLRSGWLEGVAGVAVGSWQGCEPVEDLVRDRLGGLGVPILWDLGFGHCGSTLTVPLGVTATLDADTGTLVLDDPALA; encoded by the coding sequence GTGACCCCAAGTGGCGCATCCGTCCGCCCGACAGCCCCGACGCCCGTTCGGGAGCTGACGCGTCCTGCGCGACTCGTGGCCGGCGACCGCGTCGTGGTTGTCTCGCCGAGTGGTTCGTCACCTCGGGACCGGATCGCGGCCGGGGTGGCAATGCTTCGGGACTGGGGGCTGGAGGTGGATGTCGCACCCAGCGCAGGTGCCCGCTCCGACCGGTTCACCTATCTCGCCGACGACGACGAGGCTCGGGCACGGGATCTGCAGGAGGCCTGGTGCGACCCGTCGGTGGCTGCGGTGCTCTGCGCACGCGGTGGCTATGGCGTGCAGCGGATTCTGGAGCACCTCGACTGGGAGGAGATGCGCGCCGCCGGGCCCAAGGTGCTGGCTGGCTACAGCGACATCACCGCGCTGCACTCCGCTGTCGCGACCCACCTTGGCCTCGTCACCCTGCACGCTCCGATGGTGGCGACCGAGGTCTTCGTCAATGACGCGAGCAGCGCCGAACACCTGCGCCTCACCCTCTTCGAGCCCGACGCGACGCAGAGTCTGACCTCCGACAAGGCGCGTTCGCTGCTCCCCGGGCGAGCGCGCGGTGTGACCGTCGGAGGCTGCCTCAGCCTGCTGGCCGCTGAGATCGGCACTCCGACCGGCCACCCCTCAGCGGCTGGGGGAATCCTGTTGTTGGAGGACGTCGACGAGAAGGCCTACCGAATCGACGGCTACCTGACCCACCTGCTGCGTTCGGGCTGGCTCGAGGGGGTGGCCGGGGTGGCGGTCGGTTCCTGGCAGGGGTGCGAACCAGTGGAAGACCTGGTGCGCGACCGCTTGGGCGGGCTCGGCGTGCCGATCCTCTGGGACCTGGGTTTCGGTCACTGCGGGAGCACCCTGACCGTGCCGCTCGGCGTCACTGCAACTCTCGACGCCGACACGGGCACGCTAGTGCTGGACGACCCCGCCCTCGCCTGA
- a CDS encoding ABC transporter substrate-binding protein, protein MGTPTDPRAGRHRHRVLVGVLSILGLLAALLVGGTGARADTPKEETTLTVAVSQEVDSLSPFLAVRRITTALGRLTYDFLTNYDPKTGKTIPALAESWKTSPDGLTWTYKIRETNWTDGKPVTAEDARWTFDTMMKDEAAATANGNFVENFESVAAPDPRTLVVKLKAPQATMLALDVPILPKHKWESVGDYSKFNNDQEFPIVGNGPWIISAYEVNSSITLVPNKKFWRGAPKFDKLVFRHIDDQDAQVEALKAGEVSFVSGLTSAQATSLESVDNITVNKASGKRFQAITINPGAKLQDGTEFGDGNKALEDPVVREALVHTIDREAIYKTAYGGFGEANGGYIPSRYKDYHWEPTDAERIGFDIAKANQLLDGAGYAKGSDGIRAKGGQKLSFRFNVHNDTPQYVQAAEMMREWAKEAGMELKVEPVSEVGALLDAGTYDILTTGWSVNPDPDYILGINRCSGLPAKIGGPYLSDAYYCNAEYDKLYAQQLAELDTTKRAEIVKEMQKVLYKDNIFVVWGYADALEAFRGDVIEKMTPQPDPGGNYDSQDGYWSWWSALPAGTKSAADSGGTSGNSGLILGVGAGVLVALGGALLLVRRRGGAAADERE, encoded by the coding sequence GTGGGCACGCCCACGGACCCACGAGCCGGGCGCCACCGGCACCGAGTGCTTGTCGGTGTCCTGAGCATCCTCGGGTTGCTGGCGGCCCTCCTTGTCGGAGGCACGGGTGCCCGGGCCGACACACCGAAGGAGGAGACGACGCTCACCGTCGCGGTGTCGCAGGAGGTCGACTCACTCAGCCCGTTCCTGGCGGTGCGCCGGATCACCACTGCCCTCGGTCGCCTCACCTACGACTTCCTCACCAACTACGACCCGAAGACCGGCAAGACCATCCCGGCGCTCGCCGAGTCGTGGAAGACCTCGCCCGATGGCCTCACCTGGACCTACAAGATCCGTGAGACCAACTGGACTGACGGCAAGCCCGTGACCGCCGAAGACGCTCGCTGGACCTTCGACACGATGATGAAGGACGAGGCCGCCGCCACAGCGAACGGGAACTTCGTCGAGAACTTCGAGAGCGTCGCCGCACCCGACCCGCGGACCCTCGTCGTCAAGCTCAAGGCACCTCAGGCGACGATGCTCGCGCTCGACGTGCCGATCCTGCCCAAGCACAAATGGGAGAGTGTCGGCGACTACTCGAAGTTCAACAATGACCAGGAGTTCCCCATCGTCGGGAACGGGCCTTGGATCATCAGCGCCTACGAGGTCAACAGCTCGATCACCCTCGTCCCGAACAAGAAGTTCTGGCGAGGTGCTCCCAAGTTCGACAAGCTCGTCTTCCGGCACATCGATGATCAGGACGCGCAGGTCGAGGCGCTCAAGGCCGGCGAGGTCTCCTTCGTCTCGGGCCTGACGTCGGCCCAGGCAACCTCCCTGGAGAGCGTCGACAACATCACCGTCAACAAGGCCTCGGGCAAGCGCTTCCAGGCCATCACCATCAACCCGGGCGCCAAGCTCCAGGACGGCACCGAGTTCGGTGACGGCAACAAGGCGCTCGAGGACCCTGTCGTCCGCGAGGCCCTGGTGCACACCATCGACCGCGAGGCGATCTACAAGACCGCTTACGGCGGCTTCGGTGAGGCCAACGGTGGCTACATCCCGTCCCGCTACAAGGACTACCACTGGGAGCCCACCGACGCCGAGCGCATCGGCTTCGACATCGCCAAGGCCAACCAGCTGCTCGACGGCGCCGGATACGCAAAGGGCTCCGACGGCATACGCGCCAAGGGCGGTCAGAAGCTGTCCTTCCGCTTCAACGTGCACAACGACACCCCGCAGTACGTCCAGGCCGCCGAGATGATGCGCGAGTGGGCCAAGGAGGCGGGGATGGAGCTCAAGGTCGAGCCGGTCTCCGAGGTCGGTGCCCTGCTCGACGCCGGGACCTACGACATCCTCACGACCGGCTGGAGCGTCAACCCGGACCCCGACTACATCCTCGGGATCAACCGGTGCTCCGGACTGCCGGCGAAGATCGGCGGGCCCTACCTGTCGGACGCCTACTACTGCAATGCCGAGTACGACAAGCTCTATGCCCAGCAGCTCGCCGAGCTCGACACCACCAAGCGCGCCGAGATCGTCAAGGAGATGCAGAAGGTCCTCTACAAGGACAACATCTTTGTGGTCTGGGGCTACGCGGACGCGCTGGAGGCCTTCCGCGGCGACGTCATCGAGAAGATGACCCCGCAGCCGGACCCGGGTGGCAACTACGACAGCCAGGACGGCTACTGGAGCTGGTGGTCGGCGCTCCCTGCCGGTACCAAGTCGGCGGCGGACTCGGGCGGCACCAGCGGCAACAGCGGTCTGATCCTCGGAGTCGGCGCGGGCGTGCTCGTGGCGCTCGGCGGAGCGCTCCTGCTCGTCCGCCGACGCGGCGGTGCCGCTGCGGACGAGCGGGAATAG
- a CDS encoding NAD(P)/FAD-dependent oxidoreductase: protein MRRHVFSWSHGGLRFAAHTGVPSMKSLHVDVLIVGAGLSGVGAACRLTQLNPDRSFAILESRQSSGGTWDLFRYPGIRSDSDVFTFSYPFRPWTGTDVLASGESIRDYIRDTAGEFGVEERIHYGQRVIAAGWSSGTGRWTVKSETVDGLIEHTASFLYICTGYFSYDTGHVVDFPGRAEFDGPIIHPQFWPEAFKAKGKRIVVIGSGATAVTLVPALADQGAAHVTMLQRSPTYVLPLPGTDVVGNGLRRVLPARAAHRAIRAKNVVQNVGLYEAAQRFPGPVRRGIASLNARFVGSAAVRDHFTPTYDPWDQRLCVVPDGDFLAAVRDERASVVTDTVAQFTRTGIRLSSGEELEADAIITATGLRIEVAGGITFTMDGATFAPNERYFYKGAMFGGVPNLAVCLGYTNNSWTLRADLTSRYVCAVLARMAQTGAATATPRLDGEIEDGEPPFELSSGYVERSRHLFPKQGTTKPWTVRQNYFHDLRLMSRRRVDDGTLEFAPLMVRPFVMVGTDTGRS, encoded by the coding sequence GTGCGACGACACGTCTTTTCGTGGTCTCATGGTGGCCTGCGTTTCGCCGCCCACACGGGAGTTCCCTCGATGAAGAGCCTCCATGTCGACGTCCTCATCGTCGGCGCGGGTCTGTCCGGCGTGGGCGCAGCCTGCCGCCTCACCCAACTCAATCCCGACCGGTCCTTCGCGATCCTCGAGTCGCGCCAGTCCAGCGGTGGGACCTGGGATCTGTTCAGGTATCCCGGGATCCGGTCTGACTCGGACGTCTTCACCTTCAGTTACCCCTTCCGACCGTGGACCGGGACCGACGTGCTCGCTTCTGGTGAGTCGATCCGGGACTACATCCGCGACACCGCCGGCGAATTCGGGGTCGAGGAGCGGATCCACTACGGGCAGCGGGTCATCGCGGCGGGGTGGTCCTCGGGCACCGGACGCTGGACGGTGAAGTCCGAGACGGTTGACGGGCTGATCGAGCACACCGCATCGTTCCTCTACATCTGCACCGGCTACTTCTCCTACGACACCGGTCACGTCGTCGACTTCCCGGGACGGGCCGAGTTCGACGGGCCGATCATCCATCCGCAGTTCTGGCCCGAGGCGTTCAAGGCCAAGGGCAAACGCATCGTCGTCATCGGCTCCGGTGCGACTGCGGTGACGCTCGTGCCCGCGCTCGCGGACCAGGGCGCGGCCCACGTGACGATGCTCCAGCGCAGCCCCACCTATGTCCTTCCGTTGCCCGGCACGGATGTTGTCGGCAACGGGCTGCGGCGGGTCCTGCCCGCGCGGGCGGCCCATCGAGCGATCCGGGCCAAGAACGTCGTGCAGAACGTCGGTCTCTATGAAGCGGCTCAGCGTTTCCCCGGGCCCGTCCGCAGGGGGATTGCTTCCCTGAATGCCCGCTTCGTCGGGTCCGCGGCCGTGCGCGATCACTTCACCCCGACCTATGACCCCTGGGACCAGCGGTTGTGCGTGGTCCCCGATGGCGACTTCCTCGCGGCCGTGCGTGACGAGAGGGCATCCGTCGTCACCGACACGGTCGCGCAGTTCACGCGCACCGGCATCCGGCTCTCGAGCGGTGAGGAGCTCGAGGCCGACGCGATCATCACGGCGACGGGGCTGCGGATCGAGGTGGCTGGTGGCATCACCTTCACCATGGACGGTGCGACGTTCGCGCCGAACGAGCGCTACTTCTACAAGGGCGCGATGTTCGGGGGAGTGCCCAACCTCGCGGTCTGCCTGGGCTACACCAACAACTCTTGGACGTTGCGGGCCGACCTCACGTCCCGCTACGTGTGCGCGGTGCTCGCGCGCATGGCGCAGACGGGTGCCGCCACGGCGACACCGCGGCTCGACGGCGAGATCGAGGACGGCGAGCCGCCCTTCGAGCTCTCGTCGGGCTATGTCGAGCGCTCCCGCCACCTCTTCCCGAAGCAGGGCACGACGAAGCCGTGGACGGTGCGCCAGAACTACTTCCATGACCTCCGGCTCATGTCCCGGCGTCGTGTCGATGACGGCACGCTCGAGTTTGCGCCCCTCATGGTCCGACCCTTCGTGATGGTGGGGACTGACACCGGTCGTTCCTAG
- a CDS encoding ABC transporter ATP-binding protein: protein MTEPLLSFEGLTVTYRSQGGDVPAVRGVDLELARGEKLGVAGESGSGKSTLALALLRLLPPTATVTGRVLLDGEDLLAMNWGRLRAVRWAGASIVFQGAMHSLNPVHTIGDQIAEPILLHEKVGEAEASRRVAQLLDEVGMPPARAGAYPHELSGGQRQRVMIAMALACRPELIIADEPTTALDVMIQAQILGLIDDLVARTGISLLMISHDLSVLSDVCDRLAIMYAGRVVEVGPADAVHQRAKHPYSSALAAAFPTVGDPASRLRPRGLAGDPPDPASLPTGCTFHPRCPSRREVCDVVDPQLWPASENHDAACVLVLPDEGASLARGDEHDNAEHGIQTEGSVMG, encoded by the coding sequence ATGACCGAGCCCCTGCTCTCCTTCGAGGGCCTCACGGTCACCTACCGCAGCCAAGGAGGTGATGTGCCGGCCGTGCGCGGTGTCGATCTCGAGTTGGCACGCGGCGAGAAACTCGGCGTCGCCGGCGAGTCCGGTTCGGGCAAGTCCACCCTCGCCCTCGCGCTCCTGCGCCTCCTGCCACCCACGGCGACCGTCACCGGGCGCGTCCTCCTCGATGGTGAGGATCTCCTTGCCATGAACTGGGGTCGATTGCGCGCGGTGCGCTGGGCCGGCGCCTCGATCGTCTTCCAGGGGGCGATGCACTCCCTCAACCCGGTCCACACGATCGGCGATCAGATCGCCGAGCCGATCCTGCTCCACGAGAAGGTCGGCGAGGCCGAGGCCTCCCGTCGGGTGGCGCAACTGCTGGACGAAGTCGGTATGCCGCCCGCTCGCGCGGGTGCCTATCCCCATGAGCTCTCGGGTGGGCAGCGGCAGCGGGTGATGATCGCGATGGCGCTCGCCTGCCGCCCCGAGTTGATCATCGCTGATGAGCCGACCACGGCTCTCGACGTGATGATCCAGGCCCAGATCCTGGGCCTGATCGACGACCTCGTCGCCAGAACGGGGATCAGTCTGTTGATGATCAGCCATGACCTGTCCGTGCTCTCCGACGTCTGCGACCGACTCGCGATCATGTATGCCGGCCGGGTTGTCGAGGTGGGCCCTGCGGACGCGGTCCACCAGCGTGCGAAGCACCCCTACAGCTCGGCGCTGGCAGCAGCGTTCCCGACCGTCGGCGACCCCGCCTCGCGGCTGCGCCCGCGTGGGCTCGCCGGAGACCCGCCGGACCCGGCATCCCTGCCCACCGGGTGCACGTTCCACCCGCGCTGCCCGTCGCGTCGTGAGGTGTGCGACGTCGTCGACCCGCAGCTCTGGCCGGCGAGCGAGAACCACGATGCGGCCTGCGTGCTCGTCCTTCCCGACGAAGGGGCGTCGCTCGCCCGCGGCGACGAACACGACAACGCGGAACACGGCATACAGACCGAAGGCAGCGTGATGGGATGA
- a CDS encoding ABC transporter permease gives MAEIVPSGLAPHLEQEVRDQPVGMADGPRKRDRDGLRRTAAYVGQRLLGAAVSLLAVIFTSFFLFRIVPGDPVRVMTHGRPVTIEQKEALAREFGLDKPLLEQFVSYLLGVLRFDFGESFQYNRPVLSMVGERLGPTLLLVGASLIVSTLLGFWLGVQGAWKHGSTADRVNTGVALTLWSVPSFWLGLILIVVFGSGLGWFPTSGMKTPGVEGFAAVVDIAHHLVLPLVTLVAVVYAQYLMVMRSSLLDEMGSDYLVTARAKGLRDSEVKRRHAVPNALLPTMTLIFINVGFVLFGAVLVETVFSWPGLGKLFYEGLSVPDLPLVQGLFVIFSATVILMNLISDLLYPVIDPRVRP, from the coding sequence ATGGCGGAAATCGTCCCGAGCGGCCTGGCCCCGCACCTCGAACAGGAGGTGCGGGACCAGCCCGTCGGCATGGCGGATGGACCCCGCAAACGGGACCGTGACGGCTTGCGCCGTACCGCGGCATACGTCGGTCAAAGGTTGCTTGGTGCAGCGGTCTCGCTGCTCGCGGTGATCTTCACCAGCTTCTTCCTGTTCCGGATCGTGCCGGGCGACCCCGTGCGGGTCATGACCCACGGGCGACCCGTGACCATCGAGCAGAAGGAAGCTCTCGCACGCGAGTTCGGGCTCGACAAACCGCTGCTCGAGCAGTTCGTGAGCTACCTGCTGGGGGTGCTCCGCTTCGACTTCGGCGAGTCGTTCCAGTACAACCGGCCCGTCCTGAGCATGGTTGGCGAACGGCTCGGACCCACCCTTCTGCTCGTCGGCGCCAGCCTCATCGTGTCCACCCTGCTCGGCTTCTGGCTGGGAGTGCAGGGTGCCTGGAAGCACGGCAGCACGGCCGACCGGGTCAACACCGGGGTTGCGCTGACGCTGTGGTCGGTGCCGAGCTTCTGGCTGGGCCTCATCCTCATCGTCGTCTTCGGCTCAGGGCTCGGATGGTTCCCGACCTCAGGGATGAAAACGCCCGGGGTGGAGGGTTTTGCGGCCGTCGTCGATATCGCGCACCACTTGGTGCTGCCCCTCGTGACGCTCGTCGCCGTGGTCTATGCCCAATACCTCATGGTGATGAGGTCCTCGCTCCTCGACGAAATGGGGTCCGACTACCTCGTGACCGCGCGTGCGAAGGGTCTGCGCGACAGCGAGGTCAAACGCCGGCATGCCGTGCCGAACGCGTTGCTGCCGACCATGACCCTGATCTTCATCAATGTCGGCTTCGTGCTCTTCGGGGCCGTCCTCGTCGAGACGGTCTTCTCGTGGCCCGGGCTGGGCAAACTGTTCTATGAAGGGCTCAGCGTGCCGGACCTCCCGCTCGTCCAGGGCCTGTTCGTCATCTTCTCGGCGACCGTGATCCTGATGAACCTCATCTCCGACCTGCTCTATCCCGTCATCGACCCGCGGGTGCGGCCGTGA
- a CDS encoding deoxyribonuclease IV has protein sequence MSLSIGAHVDQTDPLAEAAARGTTLVQFFLGDPQGYKGPEIRYAGGAAALRADAEAAGVALYVHAPYIINVATTNNRIRIPSRKLLQQHVDAAAEIGAKGLIVHGGHVGKTDDAAVGFDNWRKAIEATDLKLPLLLENTAGGDNAMARYLERIAGVWDAIGSASQSDRVGFCLDTCHAHAGGNKLDTVVDDILAITGRIDLVHCNDSRDSFDSGADRHANFGAGQIDADLLAGVVRSAGAPVVCETPGGADEHQADFAWLRERL, from the coding sequence ATGAGTCTCAGCATCGGTGCCCACGTCGACCAGACCGACCCCCTCGCCGAAGCCGCTGCTCGCGGCACGACGCTGGTCCAGTTCTTCCTCGGTGACCCTCAGGGATACAAAGGACCAGAGATCCGGTATGCCGGGGGAGCAGCCGCTCTGCGTGCGGACGCCGAGGCCGCTGGGGTTGCGTTGTACGTCCATGCGCCCTACATCATCAACGTCGCGACGACGAACAATCGGATCCGCATCCCGTCCCGCAAGCTGCTCCAGCAGCACGTCGACGCCGCTGCCGAGATCGGCGCCAAGGGCCTGATCGTCCATGGCGGACACGTGGGCAAGACCGACGACGCGGCGGTCGGATTCGACAACTGGCGCAAGGCCATCGAGGCGACCGACCTCAAGCTTCCGCTCCTCCTTGAGAACACCGCGGGAGGTGACAACGCGATGGCCCGCTACCTCGAGCGCATCGCCGGGGTGTGGGACGCCATCGGTTCGGCGTCGCAGTCCGACCGGGTCGGCTTCTGCCTCGACACCTGCCACGCCCACGCCGGTGGCAACAAGCTCGACACGGTCGTCGACGACATCCTCGCGATCACGGGCCGCATCGACCTCGTCCACTGCAACGACAGCCGTGACTCGTTCGACTCGGGCGCCGACCGGCACGCCAACTTCGGCGCGGGTCAGATCGACGCCGACCTGCTGGCGGGTGTGGTCCGATCGGCCGGCGCGCCGGTGGTGTGCGAGACGCCCGGTGGCGCCGACGAGCACCAGGCCGACTTCGCCTGGCTGCGCGAGCGCCTCTGA
- a CDS encoding isoprenylcysteine carboxylmethyltransferase family protein, giving the protein MTGSDGASPGQGGVVPFRLWPPVAMGAPLLVGALLTGLAGDPFQLGGWRVPLGWLLVVVFVLWNGWALVMFQRHRTGLLPGQETRVIMSSGPFAVSRNPLYVGMLALYVGLALLIPSAWALLATPAAALLVLWGAILPEEKFLSHEFGSAYDNYARRVRRWL; this is encoded by the coding sequence ATGACGGGTTCGGACGGCGCTAGTCCCGGCCAAGGCGGAGTTGTCCCCTTTCGCCTGTGGCCCCCGGTCGCCATGGGCGCTCCCCTGCTGGTGGGTGCACTGCTCACCGGGCTGGCCGGCGACCCGTTTCAGTTGGGTGGCTGGCGCGTTCCGCTCGGCTGGCTGCTGGTCGTGGTGTTCGTGCTGTGGAACGGCTGGGCACTCGTGATGTTCCAGCGTCACCGCACCGGCCTCCTACCGGGCCAGGAGACCCGAGTCATCATGAGCTCTGGCCCGTTCGCCGTGTCACGCAACCCGTTGTACGTCGGCATGCTCGCGCTGTACGTCGGGCTGGCACTGCTCATCCCGTCAGCGTGGGCGCTGCTGGCGACCCCGGCGGCGGCCCTACTGGTGCTCTGGGGCGCCATCCTCCCCGAGGAGAAGTTCCTCTCCCACGAGTTCGGCAGCGCGTACGACAACTACGCCCGGCGGGTACGCCGCTGGCTGTGA
- a CDS encoding DUF4396 domain-containing protein, translating into MTEHSGHPDRVIDNAIMLVVPGAMDAGLTSWLFWGALAVAFAVAFVVTVPVNRWLIARGKGHAVVHKFHH; encoded by the coding sequence ATGACAGAGCACTCAGGACACCCGGACCGGGTCATCGACAACGCGATCATGCTCGTGGTGCCGGGAGCCATGGATGCGGGCCTCACGTCCTGGCTCTTCTGGGGCGCCCTGGCGGTCGCCTTTGCGGTGGCCTTCGTCGTCACCGTGCCCGTCAACCGATGGCTCATCGCGCGGGGCAAGGGTCACGCTGTGGTTCACAAGTTCCACCACTGA
- a CDS encoding ABC transporter ATP-binding protein, whose product MTSELEPLLSAKELSVEFPGRRGGRPARAVDGVNLDVHAGEIVALVGESGCGKTTLARALLGLQRPTAGQVAYRGAPLSYKGKALKAYRREAQLVLQDPSGSLNPRHTVYEAVAEGLRIHGEGAHERERVADALSRAGLRPPERFFLRYPHELSGGQRQRVVIAGALVLDPAVIIADEPVASLDASVRGEILSLMLALRDDLGLAALVVTHDLGLAWNIADRVAVMYLGRIVESGPVEKILTAPEHPYTQALLSVLPEGGAPVVLTGEPPDPTRIPGGCRFHVRCQVLASGEADAVGVSTQCRTVDPEVLAGGIGTQVACHVALERRGADATPRPDERAGVEPGVRSGEGGVVQH is encoded by the coding sequence ATGACCAGCGAACTCGAGCCGCTCCTGTCGGCCAAAGAGCTCAGTGTCGAGTTCCCCGGCCGCCGGGGTGGGCGTCCTGCCCGCGCCGTCGACGGCGTGAACCTCGACGTCCACGCGGGCGAGATCGTCGCCCTGGTCGGCGAGTCCGGGTGCGGCAAAACCACGCTGGCACGCGCGCTCCTGGGCCTGCAACGACCGACCGCGGGGCAGGTGGCCTATCGCGGCGCACCTCTGTCCTACAAGGGCAAGGCGCTCAAGGCCTACCGGCGCGAGGCGCAGTTGGTGCTGCAGGATCCCAGCGGCTCGCTCAACCCACGGCACACCGTCTATGAGGCGGTCGCCGAAGGCCTGCGCATCCACGGCGAAGGCGCCCATGAGCGCGAACGAGTAGCCGACGCGCTCTCGCGAGCCGGGCTGCGACCGCCTGAGCGCTTCTTCCTGCGCTATCCGCACGAGTTGTCGGGTGGCCAGCGGCAGCGCGTCGTCATCGCCGGCGCCCTGGTGCTCGACCCGGCCGTGATCATCGCCGACGAGCCGGTGGCCTCACTCGACGCGTCAGTGCGCGGCGAGATCCTGTCGCTGATGCTCGCGCTGCGCGATGACCTGGGGCTGGCGGCACTCGTGGTCACCCACGACCTGGGCCTCGCGTGGAACATCGCCGACCGCGTCGCCGTCATGTATCTCGGCCGGATCGTCGAGTCCGGCCCGGTCGAGAAGATCCTCACCGCACCGGAGCACCCCTACACCCAGGCGCTCCTGTCCGTGCTGCCAGAGGGCGGGGCGCCGGTCGTCCTGACGGGCGAGCCACCGGACCCGACGCGCATCCCCGGAGGATGCCGATTCCACGTGCGTTGCCAGGTGCTGGCCTCGGGCGAGGCCGACGCCGTGGGCGTGTCCACGCAGTGCCGAACCGTGGACCCCGAGGTGCTGGCAGGTGGAATCGGCACCCAGGTGGCCTGCCATGTCGCCCTCGAGCGGCGCGGTGCGGACGCGACACCACGACCAGACGAGAGGGCAGGCGTGGAGCCAGGAGTGCGGTCAGGCGAGGGCGGGGTCGTCCAGCACTAG
- a CDS encoding ABC transporter permease, producing the protein MSTDAAAATASPRQLTWARRRRAVATFWNEYRRNRAGLFGLAVLGLFVLSALLVPWLVGEDALSVTRPPGEPLQPPSGEFLLGTDRSGRSVLDLVLWGSRVSLTVGFAATFISIALGGVIGILAGHFHGWASAVLLRITDWFLVMPTLVLAVALAAVLGRSMSTIIIAIGVTSWPTTARLVRAQTLAVEARPYIERARALGGGHWHVMSRHVLPNVMPIVLAQTTLMVAGAILTESTVAFLGLGDPTIPSWGSTIQAARDVGAVSSGMWWYILPPGIAIALVALAFTLCGRAIEGVLNPRLRNRS; encoded by the coding sequence GTGAGCACCGACGCAGCGGCCGCGACCGCCAGCCCGCGCCAGCTCACCTGGGCCCGCCGGCGCCGCGCGGTGGCCACCTTCTGGAACGAGTACCGCCGCAACCGCGCCGGGCTGTTCGGGCTGGCAGTGCTGGGGCTCTTCGTGTTGTCGGCCCTGCTTGTCCCGTGGCTCGTGGGTGAGGACGCACTCAGCGTCACCCGCCCGCCCGGCGAGCCGCTCCAGCCGCCGAGTGGCGAGTTCCTCCTCGGCACCGACCGGTCGGGTCGCTCCGTGCTGGACCTCGTGCTCTGGGGCTCCCGGGTGTCGCTGACCGTGGGCTTCGCCGCGACGTTCATCTCCATTGCGCTGGGCGGCGTCATCGGCATCCTTGCCGGCCACTTCCACGGCTGGGCCTCGGCGGTGCTCCTGCGCATCACCGACTGGTTCCTCGTCATGCCCACCCTCGTGCTGGCCGTGGCGCTGGCCGCTGTCCTGGGTCGCAGCATGTCGACGATCATCATCGCGATCGGCGTCACCTCGTGGCCGACGACCGCGCGACTCGTCCGCGCGCAGACCCTCGCGGTTGAGGCGCGTCCCTACATTGAGCGGGCTCGCGCGCTGGGCGGTGGCCACTGGCACGTCATGTCCCGACACGTCCTGCCCAACGTCATGCCGATCGTCCTGGCGCAGACCACGCTGATGGTCGCCGGCGCGATCCTCACCGAGTCGACCGTCGCCTTCCTCGGGCTGGGCGACCCGACGATCCCGTCGTGGGGCAGCACCATCCAGGCCGCCCGCGACGTCGGGGCGGTGAGCTCCGGCATGTGGTGGTACATCCTCCCGCCCGGTATCGCGATCGCCCTCGTGGCTCTGGCCTTCACCCTCTGCGGTCGCGCGATCGAGGGCGTACTCAACCCCCGATTGAGGAACCGCTCATGA